In Tachysurus vachellii isolate PV-2020 chromosome 12, HZAU_Pvac_v1, whole genome shotgun sequence, the DNA window actatgtatatataaacacctGGACTGTTACAGCACGCCGTTGTAAATTATACACAGAAGGCAACGAGAGCACTTCTCTCTTTATAACACTGCGCAAAATCATTGCAGAGTTCTAACGATTCACTTCAGTTCGCGTTCCACTCTACACGCATGCGCAGTAGTAGCGGCGTCATGTGACATTGGTCAACCTAGAGATTTGTTGGTATACTTTAATTaaaggatatttatttatttatattaactgtacggatatatttttattgtttactccGGAAAATATCATGCAttgttataaaaaatgtattccattttaaatataaaatctcaCATAAATCATTGTTTTGGGAAGTGTATCTGTAATATTCTTTATCCCAAAAGTTGCTCTATTAGACTCAGATCTGGTGAATGGAGCCACCAGAAGTAGCCAATGAAGTACCATGTTTGTGGGACTAGTCTGATGAATTGTCATACTAGAAGTATGCATTATTAGATTGGATAACTGGCCATAGAAGAACGCACATGGTCAGTAATCATAGTCAGATAGACTGTGGTATTCAAACCATCCTCCATGCTGATATTAAGAGATGCAATCAACCAAGAAAACATTCCACCACACCATTTCACCAGCAACACTATATAAATATTGGCAGGTTGGGTCAATGGAGGCCAAATTCTAAACCATGTTGCAGCAGAAATtgagattcatcagaccagaagATTCTTTTTCCCCAAATCTTCAACCGTCCAGTTTCTGTTAGCCTCTGTTCCTAGCTAACAGGAGTGAAACCAATTATCCGAATCGTTTACTGTTGTAGCCCATTTTCCTCAAGGTTTTAcatgtgcattctgagatgcatTTCTGCTCACTGTTTTTTGGGGTTACTGAAGCTGCTCTGAAAGCTCAAACTGGTCTGGTATTTCACACCATTCTCGCTATGTTCTAGAGACGGTTACCTGTGAAAATTCCAGGAGCTCAACATactctgaaatactcaaatctAACACAAGCCTGTCACCAGCAAAGTAACAAAATCACAAGATCCCATTCTGCCCCTTGGTATCCGCCCCTTTACaattcagatagatagatagatagatagatagatagatagatagaactttattgtcattacataGTACAGAtacacagcaacaaaatgcagtttggcatctaccagaagtgcaaagcgTAGCAAAAGTACAGATATATAAATgtagcatatgtacagtatttaatatatatatagagagagagagagatagagagagagagagagagagagagagagagagagagaatacattcattcattcatcttctaccgcttatccaaactacctcgggtcacggggagcctgtgcctatctcaggcgtcatcgggcatcaaggcaggatacaccctggacggagtgccaacccatcgcagggcacacacacactctcattcactcacgcaatcacgcaatcacacactacagacaattttccagagatgccaatcaacctaccatgcatgtctttggaccgggggaggaaaccagagtacccggaggaaacccccgaggcacagggagaacatgcaaactccacacacacaaggcggaggcgcgaatcgaacccccaaccctggaggtgtgaggcgaacgtgctaaccactaagccaccgtgccccccagagagaatacatataatatgtacacttaaataaaatagtgcagatgtatgtaaaGCACAATATGTGTAGAGGATGAGgagtataaagaaaaatacaatatgtgatatgtacattgtatgtataattttacaaaaaatatatagattatCATAATGTTATGAACATTAACGGTAGCTGCATGAACTGCATGCTGCTACACGATTGGCTGGTTGGATAATTGGGTAATATACATgccagtccagttggtggcgACAATGCAACAGAAAGCGGGTTTGCCAACTTCCATTAACGAAAGAAGAATAACTATAGATTCGCACGGggataaagaaaaacatggcGACTTGCAGTAGATCGCCCTTGCAGTTATTTTTATCAAGTCAGACACCGCGTCTGATCTGCACCAGAAATGTCCAAGCTAAAAGTGTAGAATCGGGCCAGTTATATCCACAGATTTTATCGTCTCGGacagcaaacagtaaatcagCTAAAAAGCGAGTGTTGCTTGAGTTCTTTGAGCAGGTGCGAACAGCCGAGCCACAGGAAAAGATCAGAGCTCTGACCCGCGTCCAGCGCATGAAGTATGTGGTTTATCCTCAGACTCCGGCTATAGGAGCGGATAAATGGTACCAGCATTTCACCAAGACGTCGTATCTCCAGGGTCTTCCAGAGAATCTGAGCAGTGTTGAGATAGAGGACGCTGCGGTTTCAGAGCTGAGCTCCTTAGTGTCTAATGCGCTCCTACAGGAGCACTGGTACACCAAGAAGGGCAGGACATTCAttcagagagagcaggagaagtTTGTTGCACCCTTTGTGACGAACGCAGTGTCTGGGCTTATTTCCTCGTTGGCTGGAAGAAATCCTGCTCTCCAACTGTCTAGTTTAGGTAAGtgttctcatcatcatcatagtcTATACATCTCATTCAGCAGTGTACTAAAATACTGGGGTTGTTCTGATTTCAGATCTGTCTCCTCATGTCAACTTTTACTGGTTGAATGGAGAGAGGACTATTCCAAGAGGACACCGGCGTGGTAGAGTCGAACCACAGAGGTTCCAGATTGATGACAGACCTCACAGTCAGATACGCATCAGACAGCAGCTACCTGAGGTACAGCTTCACTGAAGACTTTCGTCCCTTTGATAACGCAGAACCGCACACACTCAGCACTCCAGTGTAGaattttacagcacacacatgcactctatCAGTTGCATGTTAATGACTCAGTGACTCTCTTTCTGTAGTTTGTGCCACTCGAGGCAGAGGTAGCTGCTGAAGTGCCAGTAATCCAGTATGCTCCTGATTGCCTTCCTTTGTTCCGAAGACAGTATGACAATAATATTTCTACTGGTGTGTATGCCTTGAAGAATCgtgtacaaaaaaacaaaaacgatggatttgtatattgtgtatatgtttatatatgtaaagtgCGTACAAAGatagatgtttgtgtgtacatatataatgtaatttctCTTAGATCCAATTCGATCcaattttaattgtatagcacttttaacaatgaatattgtctcaaagcagctttacagaatataagagtttgatttaatattagatttctattatttaaatatatatttgtatttatccctaatgaccTTAGTCATCTATGGCAAGAAAAAACACTGAGATGTTGtgaggaagaaaacttgagaggaacTGGACTCAAAACATCAGTGTATCTTGTAAACATATGCTTCAAGCATATGTCCTAGGGAACATGGTGaataacacacattaaaacCCATAAATAGTGCAGtattttgaataataaatatttaagataCTGAATATATACTTAGTCTAATCGTTTATTTCcaattttcatataaaaaaaaatctcagatttTCAGTGTTGTCTTTttagaggggtgtgtgtgtgtgtaaatgacttcctgtaaccattttttttaacccacatAGGTGCTAAACTGCAAGACCCATGCTGCTATGGTCACACACAGTTCCACGTGGTCCCTGATCGTTTCCGCAGAGACAAACTGATTAATAAAAACCTCACTGAACACATTGAGGTGTTTTTGAGGGCCAACGCTATTGCAAGCCTCTTTGCATGGACGGGAGCGCAGGCCATGTATCAGGGTGAGTTTATATAGCACTTGTAGTTCTTATTACATTGCTGTTGCAATTATGGGAATTGTTTTTGTCAATTATAATTACAAAGTTTTTGGAAAGCTCTGACTTGGCTGTGTGACATCATGATAAAACAATCACATCATCTTTCATGTTAAAGAAAGTACATATAATGTCAGGACTTGACTCATATGTTTATATCAAACACTTTGAAGGTTTGTCATACATGGATTACAGTCAATGTCATTCAACTGTACTTGAGTTATTAAATGCAGTTGATAATAAACCATTTATAACAAGCCACCTGCCAGTTGCCACCTACAATGTGTCTTATCCTTGACACTTcattctccttttctctctagGATTTTGGAGTGAACAGGACGTGAGCAGACCATTTGTGTCTCAGGCTGTGATCACAGATGGCCAGTACTTTTCCTTCTTCTGCTATCAGCTCAACACTCTGGCACTGAGTTCATTCTCAGTTCCTAACAACCCACGTAAGAACCTGTGTTGGGGTACAGACAGTCTGCGCCTCTACGACAAAGTCACAGATGGAGACGTAATCGGTTGGGATGATGACGTGTTTAAGCTTCTTGTAAAGTTTCTACTAAACAAGCCATAAATTAAACCAAGAGTTTGGAACTTTGGTGGAATTttcctaataaaaaataaatataatatgccACTATGTGTTGCAGTTGTTTGAAATTGAGCACATGTGCAATTTAAATgttcacaataaataaatgtgtaatctAATGAACGCTTGGATTaccttttatatttaaatttaaacttgtCTGAAAGCTTTGGATAGGAGGATTATTGCATATTTTGaagattttttaaagattttgttcttgtaaaaataacatttgCTCTTTTGActattattttagatttcacCTCACAGATTTGGTAACTGTCatttaacatcacacacaactaCGGCTTTTTACAGCAACAAAGTTCTGTACGATAACTTAAAAGATTTCGAGATCGTCTTTTTTCCAACCTGGTAAATGGAGTTTTTCTAGATTAGACTCAAGGCAAACAAACTTCACACTACAGAAAAAACATcagaacaaaaatgtataatctccgcttctgtttattattcatatataatttaaCATTGCTGTAATAAGTATTGCTCATGAGATCAAAGCATGAAGTTTAAGTTCACTGGTCTAAATGTAGCACCCACATTTCTTCCAGAGGTTGATGTTCTTTTATTGCTCCTTATAACCTTATGATCCAAAAGTTCTGTGTAACGTAAGTACACtgaatgttttggatcatttcaAACAGCAAGTTTGACAGAAAGTTAGTTAGTTCTCCACTTTCCTCTGTCTGGTTGTGGTCTCTTCATCCTCCAAGGTGTTCTCCTCCTGCATCCTATGACACAAATAATATAGTTTGAATAATGTGTAGACGAgactccctgtctctctctctctcacacacacacacacacacacatttccaagcTTCAAACTACTACACATACTATAGAATTCAGTATGTACAAtacttttcttttgtgtattgtcttgtgttttgtattgtctatccacgctgtcttttgtcttgtttgcATTAgattgcacagatgcactttatgtggctagaacTAACTaacttaaaggcagggtctccgatgtttgaaagccaatgttgacatataaaatcaccaaaacaaacacgcccctaacccaaatgggtcccacccctgtattgatagctccgcccacacatacatgcgtaacccaggcaacaaatggaaagaaatgtgtctatcatagctgaagggaagaacaatacgattgcagataaacaaacaagcaaaaatggcaCACAAGCATAAtgatgcaaaggacggcatatatcaattctgtgaaacaaagcaaaaccaacgttactcacctatagagaaggaaaaagcaacctcggcgtcttaagtaaagttgaccgcatattcacagattggattGCAGATTggagaggtgttatttgtgtagtaacagcgtttagttcaggagttattgactcgggaaattcgaatctgtgaatatgcggccaacttcccgctccttcagttctcttcagctctggaaagctgatcctatattaacacaggtcctacttcttgccttatcttaagcctttcttcgctttctttctttgtttttatcctccatgtcaatgttagatgttttctgataatgtcacacatgcacactgaacactctctctgcccatattgacaagacccgcccctttctgctcattggctacacgtttgttttgatttttgtttagttttcggccggactcagttttctgaagcgtttctcaaaaattggagaccccacctttaagttcttagctctgtgttgttctatgtggCACTTTCTTtattctatgtagcaccatgatcccgGAGAAAGTTGTctaatttcactgtgtactgcttcagctgtatatggttgaaatgacaataaaagctacttgacttgacttgaatgctATCTGCTATGGATTAGCATTAGAAGTTTAGAATTTGGAGAATTTTAAGATGGTGTTTTGGCAACCATTAAAAAATGTGTGCTTCCACTTCCAGGATACCTTCTTGTCTATCGTGACTTGCAATGTTGatgaaatgtacaaaataattgACAACTGCTAGAGATATTGAGTTTAATTTGATCAGTGCCCTTCAGAAAGCTATATGTCATCATTAGATGTACTTACGGTGTATGTTCGTACAGTCCGTTCTCTGGAAAGTTGAGAGAAGAATGTCGGttcagacattttgttttttggtaatttaacacacactgttacttttttatctctttagCCTACCTGTTGTTCCAGcaggacctttttttttctgactgtaTCTCTCATAGAGCAGGATGAGAGTAACGAGGATGGCGACTTCAACAGCTATAGCCACAAAAGGCTTAAGCGGTTCAGAGAAGGACAGAACTTTGAGGATCAACTGCGACTCACTGGGTTTGATATCGAATATTGCGCTGCATGTGTATTTTCCCGAGTCTTCCTGGGTCAAGTTCATCAAGGTCAGTTTGGTTATATTTTTGGCTAAGAGGATCTTGTAGTTCATGGGGTCAGCGGTGGCATTGATAAGCTCCTGGGTAAGAGATACACAGTCATTTGATttctcattatatataatacatatagtaTTCAAATATATATCAGTACATATATTATAACAGATACATAAAACACAATGTCCTCAATTATTAGTGTGGAGAACCTTCTAAAGAAAAGTTATCAAAATTTTTGATCAGAAGATACCGGATTACATCCAAATCCATCTGCCTTTATTAAAAATGGAATATTTGAAATTGCTGCATGGGAAATAATTGCAAAATTTGTAGAATGTAAAACCAGCTGTCTGTGAGCATTATGCAATTCATTCTAAAAATCATCTAAAAGTCAAAGAAgtatgtaacatttatttaaagtataATGCATTCCATACAAGACTACTGTACGTAAATGCATGTATGTTTGTTtcaaataatcatttcatttatttgagcAGAATTTGAATATAAATGTTGCCTTTAAAGAATATGGAGTTTAGTTGAGTAAAATAGGATTTACAGCATCAcgctaaacattttaataatgtattaacaGGATCACACAGGAAACGTGGAAGCTTTTTGAGtatcttttcatttaaaatgttccaCTAAGCCAAGAAAAGATTTAGGatactaataataaagtaaGCTTTATCTTCTAGGTATGAAAATGcactttctattttatttccCTTCCATTGTTTAGATACAACAAAATATAGAAACAGTATATTGGTCAATGTAAACCCAATAGACTtggtttaaatgaataattaattttacTGTGTTAAATTAACCCCACATGCGTTCTATCTAATATTtacacatctgtatgtgtgaataTCTTGCTGTTTACAACCCAGCATTTCTTTAAGTCTAGGATAGTCATTAGAGCTGGATGAAACTCAGGGTGCCAATAGTTTCCTATAACATTAGATTCTATTCCTTAACCATACAGCTGTTAGTGTATCCCATTTGTTacttatttgttatttaaaattggGTCCTGGTTCTGTAATATTGTACCATACTGAATATTGTACAATGCTTTTTAGGTAACCTATACTTGTTTATAGATAACTAATGTAAATGCACAGTACTTTACCTTTTCACTGCCATTGGTTTTGTACCATTCCCAAGTGTTGGGTATGCGCTTGATGCCACAATCCAGTACAACTGTATCTCCAACATAGCTCACTATGGGCCTGTCTCGCTTGTCTTTAATTGCAGGCACTTCTCAAACCAAACACAATTCAGAACATTTTTAGTTGTATTAAATCCACATTATGTCCACATTTATGTACAGTGTAACATTAGAATTTGGTCTGATTAAATGTAACTGATTCAGTACACTGGTTGAAGAGTATTTGAATGGTTTAGACTGCATTAAAAGTGCAGGGATTCCAACATCCCAATTCTGAGTTAAGAAGATATAACTCAAGGTTAAACAGTGTTGGGCCTTTAAGATTAAGTTTGCTTTTTGAACATACCTTTTAAAACAAAAGTAGCTTGTAACTCTTTTCCCACATAGCTGAAGATACATGAGTAGTTTCCTAGATCACTGGCCTGGATATTAAAGCTGAAAGAAATTAGCGTGATAATATAGAACTGGTATTGATCATTTCAAATATAGGGCAGTTCTGTGTAATCTGAACTAATCTGACAAAAATTTTTCTTGATTACTTTCAATCAATATTTATTATC includes these proteins:
- the mrps30 gene encoding 39S ribosomal protein S30, mitochondrial — its product is MATCSRSPLQLFLSSQTPRLICTRNVQAKSVESGQLYPQILSSRTANSKSAKKRVLLEFFEQVRTAEPQEKIRALTRVQRMKYVVYPQTPAIGADKWYQHFTKTSYLQGLPENLSSVEIEDAAVSELSSLVSNALLQEHWYTKKGRTFIQREQEKFVAPFVTNAVSGLISSLAGRNPALQLSSLDLSPHVNFYWLNGERTIPRGHRRGRVEPQRFQIDDRPHSQIRIRQQLPEFVPLEAEVAAEVPVIQYAPDCLPLFRRQYDNNISTGAKLQDPCCYGHTQFHVVPDRFRRDKLINKNLTEHIEVFLRANAIASLFAWTGAQAMYQGFWSEQDVSRPFVSQAVITDGQYFSFFCYQLNTLALSSFSVPNNPRKNLCWGTDSLRLYDKVTDGDVIGWDDDVFKLLVKFLLNKP
- the emb gene encoding embigin, translated to MPQSGQTQRRDKESCYVNAMLLFLVFLYWQGVNTETTFSPVTDDAITSRRTIVHKGQSHVTVQELEILKPQNIELLCNLTDIPSQHSNITGFWRKDEDEIENSQQSIYRHNEHYILKKIFNIQASDLGNYSCIFSYVGKELQATFVLKVPAIKDKRDRPIVSYVGDTVVLDCGIKRIPNTWEWYKTNGSEKELINATADPMNYKILLAKNITKLTLMNLTQEDSGKYTCSAIFDIKPSESQLILKVLSFSEPLKPFVAIAVEVAILVTLILLYERYSQKKKGPAGTTENGLYEHTPMQEENTLEDEETTTRQRKVEN